Proteins co-encoded in one Corynebacterium lujinxingii genomic window:
- a CDS encoding type II secretion system F family protein encodes MIGLTPALLLAAALVIGPAVPGRRVVDTPAPTPKNPRDGPAYVRPDRAASDITLFAACFEAGLPVATAAAAVAETHDADSPWHTVAALLALGVEPERAWSELHAIPGGEDLAGLVTMTNSSGAALAQGCERIASNLRADAADHAKAKAERAGVLIAIPLTAFFLPAFFVLGLAPVVISLGTNLINS; translated from the coding sequence ATGATCGGCCTCACCCCTGCACTGCTTCTCGCGGCGGCGCTTGTCATTGGGCCGGCCGTGCCGGGGCGGCGTGTCGTCGATACGCCCGCGCCCACGCCGAAAAATCCCCGCGACGGTCCCGCATACGTGCGCCCGGACCGCGCCGCTAGCGACATCACGCTGTTCGCCGCGTGTTTCGAGGCGGGCCTGCCGGTGGCCACCGCTGCCGCCGCCGTCGCCGAAACGCACGACGCCGACAGCCCGTGGCACACCGTCGCGGCACTTCTGGCGCTCGGGGTCGAGCCCGAGCGCGCCTGGTCGGAACTTCACGCCATCCCCGGCGGCGAAGACCTGGCCGGCCTTGTGACAATGACCAACTCGTCTGGCGCGGCGCTTGCGCAGGGGTGCGAACGCATCGCCTCGAACCTGCGCGCCGACGCCGCCGACCACGCCAAAGCCAAAGCGGAACGCGCCGGCGTGCTCATCGCCATCCCGTTGACCGCGTTTTTCCTCCCGGCGTTTTTCGTCCTCGGGCTCGCGCCCGTGGTGATCAGCCTGGGAACCAACCTCATCAATTCATGA
- a CDS encoding DUF4244 domain-containing protein: protein MYRIYISLTERLRNDDGMSTIEYAFGSLAAAALAGVLYLVVNGDGVVSAIEGVITDALSNTPG, encoded by the coding sequence ATGTACCGCATCTACATCTCTTTGACTGAGCGTCTGCGTAACGACGACGGCATGTCCACCATCGAATACGCCTTCGGCTCACTCGCTGCCGCCGCCCTGGCCGGAGTGCTCTACCTCGTGGTCAACGGCGACGGGGTGGTCAGCGCCATCGAAGGCGTGATCACCGACGCCCTGTCCAACACCCCGGGCTGA
- a CDS encoding Rv3654c family TadE-like protein: MARVLDDDHGSATVTTAGIATAVVSLALAVVLIGVRTADSHRARVAADLSAVAAASALYRGHDACEWGRTTAGHNGAEVTSCEFVAGDVVVAVRLREAEATARAGP, from the coding sequence ATGGCGCGTGTGCTTGACGACGACCACGGCTCCGCCACCGTCACCACCGCCGGCATCGCCACCGCAGTGGTGTCGCTGGCGCTGGCCGTGGTCCTGATCGGGGTGCGCACAGCGGATTCGCATCGGGCCCGCGTCGCCGCGGACTTATCCGCCGTCGCCGCAGCCAGCGCACTGTACCGCGGCCACGACGCCTGCGAATGGGGCCGCACCACCGCCGGGCACAACGGCGCGGAGGTCACCTCGTGCGAGTTCGTCGCCGGTGACGTCGTGGTCGCGGTGCGCCTGCGCGAGGCGGAAGCCACCGCCCGCGCCGGGCCGTAA
- a CDS encoding DEAD/DEAH box helicase yields the protein MVSPFGSDLIEVLQRRFPDATLTHIEHEPARQAVFSSWPEWVEPGLKQLLIDDSVTRPYTHQVQCAQLAWQGRDVVVATGTSSGKSLGYQLPVLSALAEDQKACAIYLTPTKALGSDQLQATMRMTRGNEALASVHPAPYDGDTPQESRAGIREHTRYVFTNPDMLHAGLLGAHARWARLLRHLRYIVVDECHTYRGVFGANVSLVLRRLLRIAKAYGAEPTLIFASATAADPAGQASRLCGREVVAVTDDAAPTGERTIALWEPGFIEGAEGENGAPVRYPATTEAASIMSTLLLEGARTLTFVRSRRAAETVAMRAQEDLVVAGRTDFADRVASYRAGYLAEDRRALEQRLDNGDLLGVATTNALELGIDVGGLDAVVMAGFPGTVASFRQQAGRAGRRGQGSVVVMVARDEPMDTYLVHHPQALLGRPVENSVFNPANPYILRGHMYCAAVERPLTDDDVAAFNASDVVAEMTAEGLLRRRPQGWFAVPQLEGVVTPETAHSSVSIRGGVGEQVMIVDITDGRLLGTVDAGRAMSQVHDGAVYIHQGEYFVVQSLDLDDYVALVAPERPDYSTQARSTTDITILGKPDALDNPSPGLWVANVDVEVIDHVTGYVVRLADGTVSEHIPLDLPEQRLVTRAVAYTIDPMVLDEIGITAGEIPGALHAAEHAAIGLLPLLATCDRWDIGGVSTALHPDTMLPTVFVYDGHPGGAGFADEGFTRFPEWIAATYEAVRSCGCEDGCPSCVQSPKCGNGNQPLDKHAALKLLGALVTMTA from the coding sequence ATGGTTTCCCCTTTCGGCAGCGATTTAATCGAGGTGCTGCAGCGCCGTTTCCCCGACGCCACGCTCACGCATATCGAGCACGAACCCGCGCGCCAAGCGGTGTTTAGCTCTTGGCCCGAGTGGGTGGAGCCGGGCCTCAAGCAGTTGCTTATCGACGACTCCGTCACCCGCCCCTACACCCACCAAGTCCAGTGCGCGCAGTTGGCGTGGCAGGGCCGTGACGTTGTCGTCGCTACGGGCACCTCGTCCGGGAAGTCGTTGGGGTATCAGTTGCCGGTGCTTTCCGCGCTGGCTGAGGATCAGAAGGCCTGCGCGATCTATCTCACGCCGACGAAGGCGCTGGGGTCGGACCAGTTGCAGGCCACGATGCGCATGACGCGCGGCAACGAGGCGCTCGCGTCGGTGCACCCGGCGCCGTATGACGGCGATACTCCGCAGGAGTCGCGCGCCGGTATCCGCGAGCACACCCGCTACGTGTTCACGAATCCGGACATGCTGCACGCAGGCCTGCTCGGCGCGCATGCGCGGTGGGCGCGGTTGCTGCGGCATTTGCGCTACATCGTCGTCGACGAGTGCCACACCTACCGCGGTGTGTTCGGGGCGAACGTGTCGCTGGTGCTGCGCCGGCTGCTGCGCATTGCCAAGGCGTACGGCGCGGAGCCGACCCTGATTTTCGCCTCTGCCACCGCCGCCGATCCGGCGGGGCAGGCGTCGCGGCTGTGCGGTCGGGAGGTCGTCGCGGTGACCGACGACGCCGCACCGACCGGCGAGCGCACCATCGCCCTGTGGGAGCCGGGCTTTATCGAGGGCGCCGAGGGCGAAAACGGCGCGCCGGTGCGCTACCCCGCGACCACGGAGGCGGCGTCGATAATGTCGACGCTGCTTCTCGAGGGCGCGCGCACCTTGACCTTCGTGCGCTCGCGCCGCGCCGCCGAGACCGTGGCGATGCGCGCCCAGGAGGATCTGGTGGTGGCGGGCCGGACCGATTTCGCGGACCGCGTCGCCTCCTACCGCGCCGGCTACCTCGCCGAAGACCGCCGCGCACTAGAACAGCGTTTGGATAACGGCGACCTCCTCGGCGTGGCCACCACCAACGCACTCGAGCTAGGCATCGACGTCGGCGGCCTCGACGCGGTGGTCATGGCGGGATTTCCGGGCACGGTGGCGTCGTTTCGCCAGCAGGCGGGCCGCGCTGGTCGGCGCGGCCAGGGTTCGGTGGTGGTGATGGTCGCCCGCGACGAGCCGATGGACACCTACCTGGTCCACCACCCGCAGGCGCTGCTCGGCCGGCCAGTGGAAAACAGCGTGTTCAACCCTGCCAACCCCTACATTCTGCGCGGGCACATGTACTGCGCCGCGGTGGAGCGCCCGCTTACCGACGACGACGTCGCCGCCTTCAACGCCTCCGACGTCGTCGCCGAAATGACCGCCGAGGGGCTGTTGCGCCGCCGGCCGCAGGGGTGGTTCGCGGTGCCGCAGTTGGAAGGTGTGGTGACGCCGGAGACGGCGCATTCGTCGGTAAGCATCCGCGGCGGCGTGGGCGAGCAGGTGATGATTGTGGACATCACCGACGGTCGCCTGCTGGGCACCGTGGACGCCGGCCGGGCGATGAGCCAGGTCCACGACGGCGCGGTGTACATCCACCAGGGCGAATACTTCGTCGTGCAGTCGCTTGACCTGGACGATTACGTGGCGCTGGTGGCGCCGGAGCGGCCGGACTACTCCACGCAGGCGCGCTCGACGACGGACATCACGATCCTGGGGAAACCGGACGCGCTGGACAACCCGTCGCCGGGGCTGTGGGTGGCAAACGTGGACGTGGAGGTCATCGACCACGTCACCGGGTACGTGGTCCGGCTTGCCGACGGCACCGTTTCCGAACACATCCCCCTCGACCTGCCCGAGCAGCGCCTGGTCACCCGTGCCGTGGCGTACACGATCGACCCGATGGTGCTTGACGAGATCGGCATTACCGCAGGCGAGATCCCCGGCGCGCTGCACGCCGCGGAGCACGCCGCGATCGGGCTGCTGCCGCTTCTGGCCACCTGCGACCGGTGGGACATCGGCGGGGTGTCCACCGCCCTGCACCCGGACACGATGCTGCCGACGGTGTTCGTCTACGACGGCCACCCGGGCGGCGCGGGCTTTGCCGACGAGGGCTTCACCCGCTTTCCCGAGTGGATCGCCGCCACCTACGAGGCGGTGCGCTCCTGCGGGTGCGAGGACGGCTGCCCGTCGTGCGTGCAGTCGCCGAAGTGCGGAAACGGCAACCAGCCGCTGGACAAGCACGCGGCGTTGAAGCTGCTCGGCGCGCTGGTGACCATGACGGCCTAA
- a CDS encoding cold-shock protein — protein MATGTVKWFNAEKGFGFIAPDDGSSDVFVHYSEIQGSGFRTLEENQQVEFEVGEGAKGPQAQQVRAL, from the coding sequence ATGGCAACCGGAACTGTTAAGTGGTTCAACGCCGAAAAAGGCTTTGGCTTCATCGCACCGGACGACGGCTCCTCCGACGTCTTCGTCCACTACTCCGAAATCCAGGGCTCGGGCTTCCGCACCCTGGAGGAAAACCAGCAGGTCGAGTTCGAGGTCGGCGAGGGCGCGAAGGGCCCGCAGGCGCAGCAGGTCCGCGCACTGTAA
- a CDS encoding DedA family protein → MVDSLIDFLHTLMGMWVFYPLVIVLIIADALAPVVPSETVLNLAGAFSASRGVPNVWGVILAATIGAIIGDNICFALGGKLIHRVDNLDPESKSGQAITWVRQNMNRGAGAMIIVARFIPWARWVATIVLGSVRYNWFKFFFFDTVGVILWANLSVGMGYLGGRILQDYPLLAMLLGVLLGSLVGFSIQKLQNQIFERRDIRRGISAV, encoded by the coding sequence GTGGTCGATTCGCTCATCGATTTCCTGCACACCCTGATGGGCATGTGGGTGTTCTACCCGCTGGTAATCGTGCTGATCATCGCCGACGCGCTCGCGCCCGTGGTGCCGTCCGAAACCGTGCTCAACTTAGCTGGCGCGTTTTCCGCCTCGCGCGGTGTGCCGAACGTGTGGGGTGTCATCCTCGCCGCAACTATCGGCGCGATCATCGGTGACAACATCTGTTTTGCGCTCGGCGGCAAGCTCATCCACCGGGTGGACAACCTGGACCCGGAGTCGAAGTCCGGCCAGGCGATCACGTGGGTGCGCCAGAACATGAACCGCGGTGCCGGCGCGATGATCATCGTCGCCCGCTTCATCCCGTGGGCGCGCTGGGTGGCCACGATTGTGCTGGGGTCGGTGCGCTACAACTGGTTCAAGTTTTTCTTCTTCGACACCGTCGGCGTGATCTTGTGGGCGAACCTGAGCGTCGGCATGGGCTATCTCGGCGGCCGGATTTTGCAGGACTATCCCCTGCTCGCGATGCTGCTCGGCGTGCTGCTCGGCTCCCTAGTGGGTTTTTCCATTCAGAAGCTGCAGAACCAGATCTTCGAGCGCCGCGATATCCGCCGCGGCATTTCCGCGGTATAG
- the topA gene encoding type I DNA topoisomerase, whose translation MTENGKTLVIVESATKAKKIQKYLGDDFIVEASVGHIRDLPGRAADIPAKYKNEAWAKLGVNPEDGFTPIYVVSGDKKKKVTDLKSKLKQADKLLLATDPDREGEAIAWHLLETLKPKVPVERMVFNEITESAIREAAENTRELDMALVDAQETRRILDRLYGYEVSPVLWKKVMPRLSAGRVQSVATRVIVERERERMAFISAEYWDLVAELHKGEEDFNAKLVALDGKRVAQGRDFNDRGELVSDAVVVDKQKAHSLADDIGTAPMHVTAVEEKPYSRRPYAPFMTSTLQQEAGRKLHFTSARTMRIAQRLYENGHITYMRTDSTSLSKQGLDAARAAARELYGANFVADKPRIYDRKVKNSQEAHEAIRPAGERFATPGQLAGALDAEEFKLYELIWQRTVASQMEDARGNSTKVTIAVDAAGEACEFTATGRTVTFPGWLRAYSDKQDNETRLPQLAKGDELATKSVTADGHSTNPPARYTEASLVKKMEDLGIGRPSTYASIIKTIQDRGYVVVRGNALVPSWVAFSVVGLLENNFDALVDYDFTSSMEDELDEIAHGNQDRTKWLSGFYFGDADARESMAQALARRGGLKHMIEDNLESIDARAANSLQLFDDSEGRPVVVRVGRYGPYIERVVGEKDGEPEYQRANLPESATPDEITLEMAEKLFATPQSGRELGENPANGRVVVAKEGRFGPYVTELVRDDERERAEAHAEDVIAAERAEEDKQRAEEGKRAKNWETKTAAAQKEKRMAQLVDEQLKPATASLFASMEPSSVTLEEALQLLSLPREVGVDPADGEVITAQNGRYGPYLKKGSDSRSLASEDQIFSITLDEARRIYAEPKRRGRAAAKPPLKMLGDNDVSGKPMTVKDGRFGPYVTDGETNASLQRGDTPETMTDQRANELLSARRAREAEGGGKKATKKKATKKKRTTKRVVKARKR comes from the coding sequence GTGACTGAAAACGGCAAGACTCTAGTGATCGTGGAGTCCGCGACGAAGGCGAAGAAGATCCAGAAATATCTTGGCGACGACTTCATCGTCGAGGCCTCCGTCGGCCACATCCGCGACCTCCCCGGCCGCGCCGCCGACATCCCCGCGAAGTACAAAAACGAGGCGTGGGCGAAACTCGGCGTCAACCCCGAGGACGGCTTCACCCCCATCTACGTCGTCTCCGGGGACAAGAAAAAGAAGGTCACCGACCTCAAATCCAAGCTGAAGCAGGCCGACAAACTGCTGCTGGCGACAGACCCCGACCGCGAGGGCGAAGCGATCGCGTGGCACCTTCTGGAAACGCTCAAACCGAAGGTGCCGGTGGAGCGCATGGTGTTCAACGAGATCACCGAGTCCGCCATCCGCGAGGCCGCCGAAAACACCCGCGAGCTGGACATGGCGCTTGTCGACGCCCAGGAGACCCGCCGCATCCTCGACCGCCTCTACGGCTACGAAGTCTCCCCGGTGCTGTGGAAGAAGGTCATGCCGCGCCTGTCCGCCGGCCGCGTCCAGTCCGTGGCCACCCGCGTGATCGTCGAGCGCGAGCGCGAGCGCATGGCGTTCATCTCCGCCGAATACTGGGATTTGGTGGCGGAGCTGCACAAGGGGGAAGAGGACTTCAACGCCAAACTCGTCGCGCTCGACGGCAAGCGCGTCGCGCAGGGCCGCGATTTCAATGACCGTGGTGAGTTGGTGTCGGATGCGGTGGTCGTCGATAAGCAAAAAGCGCATTCGCTTGCCGACGACATCGGCACCGCACCCATGCACGTCACCGCCGTCGAGGAAAAGCCGTACTCGCGGCGCCCGTATGCGCCGTTTATGACCTCCACGCTGCAGCAGGAGGCCGGTCGCAAACTGCACTTCACCTCCGCGCGCACCATGCGCATCGCGCAGCGGCTGTACGAAAACGGCCACATCACCTACATGCGTACGGACTCGACCTCGCTGTCCAAGCAGGGCCTCGACGCCGCCCGCGCCGCGGCGCGCGAACTCTACGGCGCGAACTTCGTCGCCGACAAGCCGCGCATCTACGACCGCAAGGTGAAAAACTCGCAGGAGGCCCACGAGGCGATCCGCCCCGCCGGCGAACGGTTCGCCACCCCCGGCCAACTCGCCGGCGCGTTGGACGCCGAGGAGTTCAAACTTTACGAACTGATCTGGCAGCGCACAGTCGCCTCCCAGATGGAAGACGCGCGCGGCAACTCCACCAAGGTCACCATCGCCGTCGACGCCGCCGGCGAGGCCTGCGAGTTCACCGCCACCGGCCGCACCGTGACGTTCCCGGGCTGGCTGCGTGCCTACTCGGACAAGCAGGACAACGAAACGCGCCTGCCGCAGCTGGCCAAGGGCGACGAACTGGCCACCAAGTCCGTCACCGCCGACGGGCACTCCACGAACCCGCCGGCGCGCTACACCGAGGCGTCGTTGGTGAAGAAGATGGAGGATCTGGGCATCGGCCGCCCGTCGACGTACGCGTCGATTATCAAGACCATCCAGGACCGCGGCTATGTCGTCGTGCGCGGCAACGCCCTGGTGCCGTCGTGGGTCGCGTTCTCCGTCGTCGGGCTGTTGGAGAACAACTTCGACGCGCTGGTGGACTACGACTTCACCTCGTCGATGGAAGACGAGCTCGACGAGATCGCCCACGGCAACCAGGACCGCACCAAGTGGCTGTCCGGGTTCTACTTCGGCGACGCCGACGCGCGCGAATCCATGGCGCAGGCGCTCGCCCGCCGCGGCGGTTTGAAGCACATGATCGAGGACAACCTCGAATCCATCGACGCCCGTGCGGCGAACTCGCTGCAGCTTTTCGACGACTCGGAGGGCCGCCCCGTCGTCGTCCGCGTCGGCCGCTACGGCCCGTACATCGAGCGCGTGGTGGGCGAAAAGGACGGCGAGCCGGAGTACCAGCGCGCCAACCTGCCGGAATCCGCCACGCCGGACGAGATCACGCTCGAGATGGCGGAGAAACTGTTCGCCACCCCGCAGTCGGGCCGCGAACTCGGTGAGAATCCCGCCAACGGCCGTGTGGTCGTCGCTAAGGAAGGCCGCTTCGGCCCGTACGTCACGGAGCTCGTGCGTGACGACGAACGCGAGCGCGCTGAAGCCCACGCCGAGGACGTCATCGCCGCTGAGCGCGCCGAAGAGGATAAGCAGCGCGCCGAGGAAGGCAAGCGCGCCAAGAACTGGGAGACGAAGACGGCCGCGGCGCAGAAGGAAAAGCGCATGGCGCAGCTTGTCGACGAACAGTTGAAGCCCGCCACCGCATCCCTGTTCGCCTCGATGGAGCCGTCGTCGGTGACGCTCGAGGAGGCGCTGCAGCTGCTGTCGCTGCCACGCGAAGTCGGCGTGGACCCGGCCGACGGGGAGGTCATCACCGCGCAAAACGGCCGCTACGGCCCGTACCTGAAGAAGGGTTCCGACTCGCGCTCGCTGGCGTCGGAGGACCAGATTTTCTCGATCACGCTCGACGAGGCGCGCCGCATCTACGCCGAGCCGAAGCGCCGGGGCCGCGCCGCCGCGAAGCCGCCGCTGAAGATGCTCGGCGACAACGACGTCTCCGGCAAGCCGATGACGGTCAAAGACGGCCGGTTCGGCCCGTACGTCACCGACGGCGAGACCAACGCGTCGCTGCAGCGTGGCGACACCCCCGAAACGATGACGGACCAGCGCGCCAACGAGCTGCTGTCCGCACGCCGCGCTCGCGAGGCCGAGGGCGGCGGCAAGAAGGCCACGAAGAAGAAGGCGACCAAGAAGAAGCGGACCACGAAACGCGTGGTCAAGGCCCGCAAGCGCTAA
- a CDS encoding HNH endonuclease signature motif containing protein: protein MTFGEFLEALSGADISVLAGFDASAPAFAALDPAVKRKWTQAHRVYYGATKFTRKQADARELAAGMPLDQICLIERKLAAVGDAAERWRLRLELLRFRGSYKALSQRIDDTVTTPKPTPKKQCRFSSSRAGMRSVSLTYAERDIADLEHLLRSLIDPSLPAAEQMADALVRLLRGEEGGVPHAVPRPIVLVPLPEWTRIQSGAGEEVQLVLTDGTTMSGAEFLAREFGAELEVAAFHPAEGAVNLYRTQRFANDKQRTLASMMSPTCPLPGCRHGADHCETHHVTAWRHGGETNLNNLVPLCRYHNGTNDDDPWMVRRGRICIRDGTPVWVSPNGYEVPNDTPGAMQLLFGA from the coding sequence ATGACGTTCGGCGAATTTCTCGAAGCCCTGTCAGGCGCAGACATCAGCGTCCTGGCGGGCTTCGACGCGTCTGCGCCCGCGTTCGCCGCACTCGACCCGGCCGTGAAGCGGAAGTGGACTCAGGCGCACCGCGTCTACTACGGCGCGACGAAGTTCACCCGCAAGCAGGCCGACGCGCGCGAACTCGCCGCCGGGATGCCACTCGACCAGATCTGCCTGATCGAGCGCAAACTCGCCGCGGTTGGCGACGCCGCCGAGCGCTGGCGTTTGCGCCTCGAACTGCTGCGCTTCCGCGGCTCGTACAAGGCGCTGTCGCAGCGTATCGACGACACCGTCACCACACCCAAGCCCACCCCGAAGAAGCAGTGCCGCTTCTCCTCCTCGCGCGCGGGCATGCGCAGCGTGTCGCTGACGTACGCGGAGCGCGACATCGCCGATCTGGAGCACCTGCTGCGCTCGCTCATCGACCCGTCCTTGCCCGCCGCCGAGCAAATGGCCGACGCGCTGGTGCGGCTGCTGCGCGGTGAGGAGGGCGGGGTGCCGCACGCCGTGCCGCGCCCGATCGTCCTGGTTCCGCTGCCGGAGTGGACCCGCATCCAGTCCGGTGCGGGCGAGGAGGTGCAGTTGGTGCTCACCGACGGCACCACGATGTCCGGCGCCGAGTTCCTTGCCCGCGAGTTCGGTGCGGAGTTGGAGGTGGCGGCGTTCCACCCGGCGGAGGGTGCGGTGAACCTGTATCGCACGCAGCGCTTTGCCAACGACAAGCAGCGCACGCTGGCGTCGATGATGTCACCGACCTGCCCGCTGCCCGGCTGCCGGCACGGCGCTGACCACTGCGAAACGCATCACGTCACCGCGTGGCGGCACGGCGGGGAGACCAACCTGAACAACCTGGTGCCGCTGTGCCGCTACCACAACGGCACGAACGACGACGACCCCTGGATGGTCAGGCGGGGCCGAATATGTATCCGGGACGGCACCCCGGTGTGGGTGTCACCGAACGGGTACGAGGTGCCGAACGACACACCCGGGGCGATGCAGCTCCTGTTCGGCGCCTAG
- a CDS encoding adenylate/guanylate cyclase domain-containing protein — protein sequence MERLWRSLRWVWGTSWPLYAATVLGTNLLGAVGCMLFVRYLIPMPAVAELDLSGQLGLIGVIYAAVAVFAGIIVTFFLFRPVLEWQRSPRDHDPNMVRHLVMRLPVLQTIIVVAVWGLGIAIVTARTLLVDVPLAVVVLVTTILACFVVSVLTYLQAERLVRPIAASALARRFEDATLQPPIKFRLFLTWFTTSAVPMVGVMLLTVAQRVGYFTGTVGELTGAVIALIAAGLLTGFVGTWFVVMSVVDPIKELQSAINRVRRGERDTQVDIYDGSEIGVLQAGFNEMMRGLRDRQRVRDVFGQYVGAEVAQKALEERPELGGEERKVAVLFIDVVGSTTYTVQHTPEEVVEALNEFFDIVVEVVHRNKGVINKFQGDAALAVFGAPVALHDAASHALQAAREIQRDLAGLELKAGIGVASGHVVAGHIGGSDRFEYTVIGDAVNGAARLTDLAKETPGMVLTNAATLRAANEVEQQRWALMKSVELRGRNKMTQLARPVRSTMADRS from the coding sequence ATGGAACGTTTGTGGCGCTCGTTGCGGTGGGTGTGGGGCACGTCGTGGCCCCTCTACGCCGCTACCGTGTTGGGCACGAACCTGCTCGGCGCGGTCGGCTGCATGCTGTTCGTGCGCTACCTCATCCCGATGCCGGCCGTCGCCGAACTGGACCTGAGCGGCCAGCTCGGGCTCATCGGCGTGATTTACGCAGCGGTCGCGGTGTTCGCCGGCATCATCGTCACGTTCTTCCTGTTCAGACCCGTGCTCGAGTGGCAGCGCAGCCCCCGCGACCACGACCCGAACATGGTGCGCCACCTGGTGATGCGCCTGCCCGTGCTGCAGACAATCATCGTGGTGGCGGTGTGGGGGCTCGGCATCGCGATTGTCACGGCGCGCACATTGCTTGTCGACGTCCCCCTTGCCGTCGTCGTCCTCGTCACCACGATCCTGGCGTGTTTCGTCGTCAGTGTGCTCACGTATCTGCAGGCGGAGCGGCTCGTGCGCCCGATCGCGGCGTCGGCGCTCGCGCGGCGGTTCGAGGACGCCACCTTGCAGCCGCCGATCAAGTTCCGGCTGTTTTTGACGTGGTTCACCACTTCCGCCGTGCCGATGGTTGGTGTCATGCTGCTCACCGTCGCGCAGCGCGTCGGCTACTTCACCGGCACCGTCGGCGAACTCACCGGCGCGGTCATCGCGCTGATTGCGGCGGGGCTGCTGACCGGGTTCGTCGGCACGTGGTTTGTGGTCATGAGTGTTGTCGACCCGATTAAGGAGCTGCAGAGCGCGATCAACCGGGTGCGCCGCGGTGAGCGCGACACGCAGGTGGACATTTACGACGGCTCCGAGATCGGCGTGCTGCAAGCCGGCTTCAACGAGATGATGCGCGGGCTTCGCGACCGCCAACGCGTGCGCGACGTCTTCGGCCAGTACGTCGGCGCCGAAGTCGCGCAGAAGGCCCTGGAGGAGCGCCCCGAGCTCGGTGGCGAGGAGCGCAAGGTCGCGGTGTTATTCATCGACGTCGTCGGCTCCACCACCTACACCGTGCAGCACACCCCGGAGGAGGTCGTCGAGGCGCTCAACGAGTTCTTCGACATCGTGGTTGAGGTGGTGCACCGCAACAAGGGCGTGATCAACAAGTTCCAGGGAGACGCGGCCCTTGCGGTGTTCGGGGCGCCCGTCGCGCTTCACGACGCCGCCTCCCACGCCCTCCAAGCCGCCCGCGAAATCCAACGCGACCTGGCGGGCCTGGAACTCAAGGCGGGCATCGGCGTCGCGTCCGGTCACGTGGTGGCCGGCCACATCGGCGGCTCGGACCGCTTCGAATACACCGTGATCGGCGACGCCGTCAACGGCGCGGCGCGCCTGACCGACCTTGCGAAGGAAACCCCGGGCATGGTGCTCACCAACGCCGCGACCTTGCGCGCCGCCAACGAGGTCGAGCAGCAGCGCTGGGCGCTGATGAAGTCGGTGGAGTTGCGCGGGCGCAACAAGATGACGCAGCTGGCTCGCCCAGTGCGCTCGACAATGGCGGATCGCTCCTAG